A genomic segment from Fusarium keratoplasticum isolate Fu6.1 chromosome 10, whole genome shotgun sequence encodes:
- a CDS encoding Methyltransf-2 domain-containing protein, with translation MLLPHKQQSLALTDTVISTTLHLLPTISTHTKMHKTERDAIIEHAAQIKHLVHDPNSFLTELVVQQQQYHCIGWLCHFDVLSHIPLPPASLSYADVSAKAGVPISTLRSVARMAMTAGLLCEDRDGRLSHNVLSASFVENPHMRVQLLHMFNQTVPIMEKLAQATEKWGSTTAKNETAYNLVHETDLTFFEHLKSRPDLNEGFDAFMKSRAVSHTGSNVEHLLEAFDWKSLGEAKVVDVGGSSGSTATMLATTYPELKLVVEDLPGPVKNARARIPELPEDVRSRIEILDYDFFTPQPVKGADVYLLRTIIHDWPDADAVKILRGIVEAMGPSSRLLIMDMVLPKPGSGSRTFEAALRQKDLTMIQAFNAKERETEEWTALLAKAGLTIRVIERPAGSELSVIEATLSSVNGEVANGVNGHA, from the exons ATGCTTCTCCCTCATAAGCAACAGTCCTTGGCCCTCACTGATACGGTAATTTCGACCACACTGCATCTACTACCCACTATTTCCACACACACCAAAATGCACAAGACAGAGAGAGACGCCATCATTGAGCACGCAGCTCAAATCAAGCACCTTGTTCATGATCCCAACAGCTTCCTCACAGAGTTGGTCGTACAACAGCAGCAATATCACTGCATCGGCTGGCTCTGTCACTTCGATGTACTCTCTCACATTCCACTCCCTCCGGCTTCACTTTCATATGCCGATGTTTCAGCCAAGGCCGGTGTGCCAATCTCTACGCTTCGGTCCGTAGCCCGCATGGCCATGACTGCCGGCCTGCTCTGCGAGGACAGGGATGGCAGGCTTTCGCACAATGTACTCTCCGCCTCGTTTGTTGAGAATCCTCACATGCGGGTTCAGCTTCTGCACATGTTCAACCAGACTGTCCCAATTATGGAGAAATTGGCACAGGCAACCGAGAAATGGGGAAGCACGAcggccaagaacgagactGCGTATAATCTCGTGCATGAGACCGATTTGACGTTTTTCGAACATCTCAAGTCTCGGCCCGATCTCAACGAGGGATTCGATGCCTTTATGAAGAGTCGAGCGGTTTCTCATACTGGCTCGAATGTGGAGCATCTGCTGGAGGCTTTTGACTGGAAGTCTCTGGGAGAGGCCAAGGTCGTCGAT GTTGGTGGTAGCAGCGGTTCTACCGCCACCATGCTTGCCACGACATATCCAGAACTCAAGCTGGTGGTTGAAGATCTTCCTGGCCCAGTCAAGAATGCCAGAGCTCGCATTCCTGAGCTTCCGGAAGACGTGAGAAGTCGTATCGAGATTCTCGATTACGACTTCTTTACTCCCCAACCAGTCAAGGGAGCAGATGTTTACCTTCTGCGAACCATCATCCACGACTGGCCGGATGCCGACGCGGTCAAGATTCTGCGAGGTATCGTAGAAGCGATGGGGCCGTCCAGTCGACTTCtcatcatggacatggtCCTTCCAAAaccaggctctggctcaaGGACATTTGAAGCAGCCTTACGACAGAAGGATCTCACCATGATCCAGGCATTCAACGCCAAGGAGCGGGAGACTGAAGAGTGGACGGCTCTTTTGGCCAAGGCGGGGCTGACCATCCGGGTCATTGAGAGGCCGGCAGGAAGTGAGCTCTCGGTCATTGAGGCAACCTTGAGCAGTGTCAACGGAGAGGTGGCGAATGGGGTGAATGGGCATGCTTAG